The proteins below are encoded in one region of Methanosarcina barkeri 3:
- a CDS encoding PQQ-binding-like beta-propeller repeat protein, which translates to MKNKHFSMLACVMVMLVAFSSVAAASNWSQFQKNEKHTGITTDDGPDDATISINGNIPAGSGIETVPVILGDYVYVEGASNLYKYEKSTLNYVAECSPAIVTAGGIQNANPASDGNNIIYVVDSGFGSNQQKITAVYANNMTTKWSTNFAPAAQQCSCPVTYYNDNGVGKLFVGTVNMSATDPVNLSDDGTYFAFYADNGTEIWSRDSTTGGGYYWAGAVVVGDFLVYPDDAGTLTSVYISDGTKVDEKDLSNKQIRSSAAYNTDDQLIYVAGKDKYAHAVAINPNTGMLGTHTTSSQMAYSSTSTPAYNAADDRIYVGCGSMVNGGCLYCLNATTLTTIWRAPQNSLIGNIQSSPAVADDGINNPLIFVTGNDEDGLIYRITDSGSSYSITSVGPPNATYSLAGVAISDNYAYFGNDDGYLYKVN; encoded by the coding sequence ATGAAAAATAAACATTTTTCAATGTTAGCATGCGTAATGGTAATGCTTGTGGCATTTTCATCGGTAGCAGCCGCAAGTAACTGGTCACAGTTCCAGAAAAATGAAAAACATACAGGTATAACAACCGATGACGGACCTGATGATGCCACTATTTCCATAAATGGGAACATCCCTGCCGGTAGTGGAATTGAGACTGTTCCTGTTATACTGGGTGACTATGTATATGTGGAAGGAGCAAGCAATCTCTACAAATATGAAAAATCTACACTTAATTATGTAGCTGAGTGTAGCCCCGCTATAGTGACAGCAGGAGGAATCCAGAATGCTAACCCCGCTTCAGATGGCAACAATATCATTTATGTCGTGGACAGTGGCTTTGGTTCTAATCAACAAAAAATTACAGCTGTCTATGCCAACAACATGACTACGAAGTGGAGTACAAACTTTGCTCCGGCAGCACAGCAGTGTTCCTGTCCCGTCACATATTACAATGACAACGGCGTAGGAAAGCTTTTCGTAGGAACCGTCAACATGAGCGCGACCGACCCGGTTAACCTGAGCGATGATGGTACATATTTTGCTTTCTATGCAGATAATGGTACTGAGATTTGGAGTCGAGATAGCACAACGGGTGGTGGCTACTACTGGGCAGGCGCCGTAGTTGTGGGAGACTTTTTAGTATATCCTGACGATGCTGGGACATTGACATCTGTCTATATCTCCGATGGAACAAAAGTTGATGAGAAAGATCTGTCAAATAAACAGATACGATCATCTGCTGCTTATAATACGGATGATCAGCTTATATATGTCGCTGGGAAAGACAAATATGCGCATGCCGTTGCAATTAATCCCAACACCGGTATGTTAGGCACACACACAACAAGCTCCCAGATGGCATATAGTAGCACTTCAACGCCAGCATACAACGCGGCTGATGACAGGATTTATGTGGGGTGTGGCTCTATGGTTAATGGTGGTTGTTTGTACTGTTTGAATGCTACCACTCTGACTACCATCTGGAGAGCGCCTCAGAATTCACTTATTGGTAATATCCAGTCCTCACCAGCAGTCGCCGATGACGGTATAAACAACCCGCTGATATTTGTTACAGGTAATGATGAAGATGGGCTTATATATCGCATAACAGATTCAGGTAGCAGCTATAGCATCACATCCGTTGGACCACCAAATGCTACATATAGCCTTGCAGGCGTAGCAATATCCGACAATTATGCATACTTCGGAAATGACGATGGCTATCTTTACAAGGTTAATTAA